From the Chryseobacterium sp. G0201 genome, the window TCGTGCCATCTCTCTCTTCATTTTCTCCTATAACCAGCATGAATGGGATCTTGTTTAACTCTGCATCACGGATTTTTTTACCCGCTTTCTCATTTCTGTTATCAATCTGACCGCTAATATCGTGATTTTCTAAAAATTGTGAAACTTTTTTCGCATAATCTGCATATTTTTCACTGATTGGTAGAATTATGAACTGCTCAGGGCTTAACCATAATGGGAAATCTCCGGCAGTATTTTCTAATAAAATTGCGATAAAACGTTCCATAGAACCAAATGGTGCTCTGTGGATCATTACCGGTCTATGTTTTTCGTTATCGTTTCCGATATAATGAAGATCAAATCTTTCCGGTAAGTTATAATCTACCTGAATAGTTCCTAGTTGCCATTTTCTCCCTAAAGCATCTTTCACCATGAAGTCCAATTTAGGACCATAGAATGCCGCTTCACCATACTCAACAACGGTTTTCAACCCTTTCTTTTGAGCAGCATTGATGATTGCATTTTCAGCTTTCTCCCAATTTTCATCAGAACCGATATATTTTTCTTTGTTATCAGGATCTCTTAACGAAACCTGAGTCACAAAATCTTCAAATCCTAAAGATTTAAACACATAAAGTGTCAAATCAATTACTTTTTCAAATTCTTCCGAAAGCTGGTCCGGAGTACAGAAAAGGTGAGCATCATCCTGAGTAAATCCACGAACTCTGGTTAATCCGTGAAGCTCTCCACTTTGCTCATATCTGTAAACAGTTCCGAATTCTGCATATCTTTTAGGAAGATCTCTGTAGCTCCATTGTGAAGTTTTATAAATTTCACAGTGGTGAGGGCAGTTCATCGGCTTCAGCATAAATTCTTCTCCTTCATTCGGAGTTTTGATCGGCTGAAAGCTGTCTGCACCATATTTATCCCAGTGACCAGAAGTTACATACAATTCTTTTGAACCGATATGTGGAGACATTACGAATTCGTAACCTCCTTTTTTCTGAGCATCAGAAAGGAAATTTTCTAATTTTCTTCTTAAAGCAGTTCCTTTTGGCAACCAAAGCGGTAAACCGGCACCTACTTTTTCAGAGAAAGCGAAAATTCCAAGTTCTTTACCTAGCTTTCTGTGATCTCTTCTTTTAGCTTCTTCTAATCTTTCAAGATATTCAGTCAGTTCTTTCTGTTTAGGGAAAGAAATACCGTAAACTCTTGTTAATTGAGGATTTTTTTCATTTCCTCTCCAGTAAGCTCCTGCTGCATTTAAGATCTTCATTGCTTTCACAATTCCTGTGTTAGGAATGTGTCCTCCACGACATAAATCTGTGAAGTTATCGTGTGTTACAAAAGTGATTTCTCCATCATTAAGATTAGAGATCAACTCAACTTTGTAAGGATTGTCTGCATACGTTTTTAATGCTTCTTCTTTAGAAACAGGGTATAATGAGAATGTTGAAGCTTTTTTAGCATTTTCCAACACTTTCTTTTCAATCTTCTCAAAATCTTTTTCAGATAAATTTTCGTCTCCGAAATCTACATCATAATAAAATCCACTTTCGATCGCAGGACCGATTGTAAGTTTAGCATTAGGATAAAATTCCATGATCGCCTGCGCCAAAAGGTGGGCAGAAGAATGCCAGAAAGCTTTCTTTCCAAGATCATCATTCCAGGTTAACAATTGCACCGTAGAATCCGTGGTTATAGGTGTGGTGATCTCTACTTGTTTGTTATTAACAATTGCGGAAATGGTGTTTCTAGCCAATCCCTCGCTTATAGATTTTGCCACATCTAAAGGAGTCACTGCTCCTTCAAATTCTTTGACGCTATTGTCTGGAAGTGTAATTTTTATCATTGTTTACTAAGAAATTTTAAGTTGCAAAAATACGCATTTTTTATTTAAAAAGCTATATTAACGTATATTTGAAGCAATATTTAATGCGAAAAGTAAATAAAACTTTTTTTAATTTTCTATAAATAATTTATACTCTCATTATGAATGACTTAAATATCGACTTACACTGCGACTTATTATATTATTTATTAAATTCAGATTCAAAAAATGATGATAAAGAATTAAGATGTTCACTACCAAACCTAAAAGAAGGCAATATAAAGCTTCAAGTGATGGCAATTTATGCTGCAACAGCACAGAATAGTACAGCAGAAGGAATAAAACAAAGTGAGATTTTCTCTAAATTATTGAAAAACGAAGACTTTTTTCTTTTTGACACTGAAAATTACAAAAATATTGAAAATAAAGATCGGGTAGGAGTTCTCGCTTCGATTGAAAATGCATCTTCATTTTGTGAAGAAGACAGTAATTTGGATGTTGGATTTAAAAATCTTGAAACCATCATAAAAAATACTCAAAAAGTATTATACATAGGCATTACCCATCATTCTGAAAACCGTTTCGGAGGCGGAAATAATTCTGAAGCAGGTCTAAAAGCAGACGGAAAAATTTTAATCGATTATCTGGCAGACAAGAAAATCGCGATCGATCTGGCTCATACAAGCGATCAATTGGCGTATGATATTCTTAATTATACCGATCAGATAAATTATAATATATCAATTCTTGCGAGTCATTCTAATTACAGAAGTGTCTATCAAAATAACAGAAATCTTCCTGATGAATTGGTCAAAGAAGTTATTAAAAGAGAAGGTTTGATAGGACTTAATTTCATCAAAGATTATATTGATCACCACCATCCGGACAGATTTTACGAGCACATTCAATATGGGCTGGATCTTGGAGCAGAAAATTGTATTGCTTACGGCGCAGATTTTTTCTTTGATAAAGATCATCCCGACCAATCCCGTTATCCTTTCTTCTTTGATGAATTTAAAGATGCAACAAAATATAATTCCATCAACAAAAGAATAGCAGAAGATTTTTCAACTGAAATAATGGAAAAAATAAGTCATAAAAACGCTTTGAGTTTTATTGAAAAACTATGGGAATAGCTTTTAAAATGGTGGTTTATGATTTTAAACCGCCATTTTTAGCCTAACCTTTTATATCTTACCCTCCTTTTTATAATTTCTATCACATCTATTTGCTGAACTTTAGATTGCACCCAACCATGAATATCAATATATAATAATGATCTTCTGTAATATTCATTTGTAGAAAATGCATCCAGTTTTTTATTAAATGATTCAAAAGCTTCCTGTCTTTTATTCAAAACCAAATCATTAAGATTTTTAAAAAACGCAATGCTTTCAAAATGAAATTCTTCCGGTTTTTTCATTTTAAGCGCAAATTTTAAGGTAGCTTTTATAAATTCGTCATAATCTTCATCATTTCCTGATTCGTATTTTGACATTAAAATAAGAATTCTGGTATGGAACAACAAATCCTCCTGAACACTTCCTTTAGATTCGATAATCTTCATAGAGTACAACATGGATTCCTCATATTTCTTGCTTCCAAAAAACATGGCAGCCATTTTTAAATAAAGGATCATAAAATGGTGTTCATCAATTTTATCGCGAAGCTTATCCATCTTCAGCTCTATTTCCGGAATAAGTTTAGTTCCCGTGAAAAATTCACCTTTTATAAAGTGAATATTCATCAATGTGTTGTAATGCGTAAGAAAAATAAGAGACTGCAGGTTTTCGTTTTGTACAAAAATTTGTGACTGAACCATTTTGTTAAAGTGCTCAAACTGTTTCTCCAACACATCAATATTACCATAAAGGAAAAGGATTTTAAGAAGATATGTGTTTCCTTTAATATACCAAACGGGATGACTTGCGATCATTTCAGGATTTTGATGAAATAATTCAACCCATTGATAGGCATATTTTAAAGTATATTTATAATTCTGCAACAACTGGTTCTTCCAAACATGAGCCTTATAATACCATAATTTTTCGGTGAAATTAAGTTTAAAAGGTTTTATATTTTTGATCTGTGAATTAAATATTTCTAAGATTTCTTCTCGATCTTTATCATTTTTTACATAGCCATGAGTAAGCATTTCACTGTATAATTTCAATGAAAGATTAGAAAGTTGCGTTGTATATTGGTTTTGCTTGCTTACCGCATTAGATTGCCTGATCAACTCTTCCGCTCTTCCTGCAATACTTCGTGTAATAAATTGTGATTCAATTACTTTTTCAAGGTCGATAATTTCTGAAGCGATACTTTTTTCATCTAATTCCAGAGCTGTTTGCTTGGTTTTGTCTAATATTTTTAAAGCCTGTTTGTAAAGTCCTTTCTGATAAAGAATATTGGCAAAATCTAATTGTTCACGAAGCTGAATTCTAAAATTTTGGTGACTGGGATTCAGGCGCAGACTTACCAAAAGCTGTTTGTAGAGATGAGCCTTAAGATTAGAAAGTTGCTGTTTCGTAGAAATCTTTTTTCCTATGATAATGCTTTCATCATATTCATTCATTTTGTCCAATTCTGAAAAGAGTAACAGAAATTTTGCATCGATATTAATTCCCAGGCGATTAACATAGAGCTTAAATTGTCGTTTTTCGGAAGTTGTTAATGATTTAATAAGTACAAATAAAAAATCTTTTTGTAATTCTGCCATTGTAGATTTTAGTGATATAATTATTTGATTATTAATTTCTTGTGTTTAAATCTTCATTGTTTGAGTATTGTATTTTTTTGAAAAAATCAAAATCAAAGAACGATTCAATCTTTAGTTTTGAATCAAAATTAAGTAAAAAACTTCATTATGAATTCCGAAAAAATTGAAATTTTTGATACCACATTGCGTGATGGAGAGCAAGTCCCTGGCTGTAAATTAAATACAGAGCAAAAATTAGTTATTGCCGAAAAACTGGACGAGCTTGGAGTAGATGTTATTGAGGCTGGTTTCCCAATTTCAAGTCCCGGAGATTTTCACTCTGTTTCAGAAATTTCAAAATTAATAAAAAACGCAAAAGTTTGCGGATTGACAAGAGCCAACAAAAAAGATATTGAAACTGCGGCAGAAGCGCTGAAATATGCCAAAAGACCGAGAATTCATACAGGAATAGGAACGTCGGATTCTCATATTCAATATAAATTCAACTCAAATAGGGAAGATATTATAGAACGTGCCGTTAATGCTGTAAAATATGCGAAAACCTTTGTGGAAGATGTAGAATTTTACGCAGAAGATGCAGGAAGAACAGATAACGACTATTTAGCAAAAGTTTGTGAGGAAGTTATCAAAGCAGGTGCAACAGTACTTAACATCCCTGATACAACAGGTTATTGCCTTCCTGAAGAATATGGTGAGAAGATCAAATATTTAAAAGAAAATGTAAAAGGAATTGACAAAGCGATACTTTCCTGCCACTGCCACAATGATTTGGGATTAGCCACTGCTAACTCTATTTCAGGGGTAATCAATGGTGCCAGACAAATTGAATGTACGATTAACGGTTTAGGTGAAAGAGCAGGAAATACAGCGTTGGAGGAAGTGGTAATGGTCTTGAAACAACATTCACATTTAAAATTACATACTGATATCAACTCCAGAATGCTCAACTCAATGAGTATTCTGGTTTCTGATCTGATGGGAATGCCTGTACAGCCCAACAAAGCGATTGTTGGAAGTAATGCTTTTGCTCACAGCTCAGGAATTCATCAGGACGGGGTCATTAAAAACCGGGAAACTTACGAAATTATTGACCCAGCAGAAGTGGGTGTAAATGCGTCATCAATTATTTTAACAGCCAGAAGTGGACGTTCTGCTTTAGCGTACAGATTCAAACATATTGGTTTTGATGTTACTAGAAACGAGCTTGACTTTTTATATGAGGAGTTTTTGAAAATTGCCGACATGAAAAAAGAAGTTAAAAACGATGATTTAAATGCAATTATCGAAAAAGTTACCAGAAAAATAGGATAGACCTCTCATTTCAAATTAATAGACCTTTAAATGAACAATTATAAAACACTTTTTGATAAAGTCTGGGACGCTCACGTTGTGGAAACGATCCCAAACGGCCCTCAAATTATATACATAGATAAACACTTGATCCATGAGGTGACAAGTCCACAGGCT encodes:
- the thrS gene encoding threonine--tRNA ligase, which produces MIKITLPDNSVKEFEGAVTPLDVAKSISEGLARNTISAIVNNKQVEITTPITTDSTVQLLTWNDDLGKKAFWHSSAHLLAQAIMEFYPNAKLTIGPAIESGFYYDVDFGDENLSEKDFEKIEKKVLENAKKASTFSLYPVSKEEALKTYADNPYKVELISNLNDGEITFVTHDNFTDLCRGGHIPNTGIVKAMKILNAAGAYWRGNEKNPQLTRVYGISFPKQKELTEYLERLEEAKRRDHRKLGKELGIFAFSEKVGAGLPLWLPKGTALRRKLENFLSDAQKKGGYEFVMSPHIGSKELYVTSGHWDKYGADSFQPIKTPNEGEEFMLKPMNCPHHCEIYKTSQWSYRDLPKRYAEFGTVYRYEQSGELHGLTRVRGFTQDDAHLFCTPDQLSEEFEKVIDLTLYVFKSLGFEDFVTQVSLRDPDNKEKYIGSDENWEKAENAIINAAQKKGLKTVVEYGEAAFYGPKLDFMVKDALGRKWQLGTIQVDYNLPERFDLHYIGNDNEKHRPVMIHRAPFGSMERFIAILLENTAGDFPLWLSPEQFIILPISEKYADYAKKVSQFLENHDISGQIDNRNEKAGKKIRDAELNKIPFMLVIGENEERDGTISVRRRGEGDLGVMKMEDFVNYFKKEAAI
- a CDS encoding dipeptidase — translated: MNDLNIDLHCDLLYYLLNSDSKNDDKELRCSLPNLKEGNIKLQVMAIYAATAQNSTAEGIKQSEIFSKLLKNEDFFLFDTENYKNIENKDRVGVLASIENASSFCEEDSNLDVGFKNLETIIKNTQKVLYIGITHHSENRFGGGNNSEAGLKADGKILIDYLADKKIAIDLAHTSDQLAYDILNYTDQINYNISILASHSNYRSVYQNNRNLPDELVKEVIKREGLIGLNFIKDYIDHHHPDRFYEHIQYGLDLGAENCIAYGADFFFDKDHPDQSRYPFFFDEFKDATKYNSINKRIAEDFSTEIMEKISHKNALSFIEKLWE
- a CDS encoding 2-isopropylmalate synthase → MNSEKIEIFDTTLRDGEQVPGCKLNTEQKLVIAEKLDELGVDVIEAGFPISSPGDFHSVSEISKLIKNAKVCGLTRANKKDIETAAEALKYAKRPRIHTGIGTSDSHIQYKFNSNREDIIERAVNAVKYAKTFVEDVEFYAEDAGRTDNDYLAKVCEEVIKAGATVLNIPDTTGYCLPEEYGEKIKYLKENVKGIDKAILSCHCHNDLGLATANSISGVINGARQIECTINGLGERAGNTALEEVVMVLKQHSHLKLHTDINSRMLNSMSILVSDLMGMPVQPNKAIVGSNAFAHSSGIHQDGVIKNRETYEIIDPAEVGVNASSIILTARSGRSALAYRFKHIGFDVTRNELDFLYEEFLKIADMKKEVKNDDLNAIIEKVTRKIG